A part of Candidatus Binatota bacterium genomic DNA contains:
- a CDS encoding pyridoxal-phosphate dependent enzyme has protein sequence MATRVEQLDCFPRLGWVEGPTPVVALDGLAAELGLGWLGVKRDDAIGKFGGSSKVRKLDYLLASPRFARAPAWVSVGAIGSGHLACLAQAATELDKRLRVHVFNEPLSDGVVDNLAAIAGGSAEMRHHRSRTTMVLRNPALFLGPGTEDCPVIPAGGTQRVGTLGTVRAGLELAEQVRAGLLPEPSRVVLPWGTGGTVVGLSVGLALGGLRTRVDAVAVVERILSTRSMLASQQRAVIALLESAGVEGARGLQPAAVTMLRGQLGRGYGHPTAAALAAVERAQGAGLKLEPVYTGKALALLLDLAPPGEEPSAGAGQANNEAVLFWNTNRGALPAPGHDWRKRLPGSLGRWLPVGQAV, from the coding sequence ATGGCAACGCGAGTAGAACAGCTGGATTGCTTCCCCCGCCTGGGCTGGGTGGAAGGCCCGACGCCTGTGGTCGCGCTCGACGGGCTGGCTGCAGAGCTGGGACTCGGGTGGCTGGGTGTAAAGCGCGATGACGCTATCGGCAAGTTCGGCGGTAGCAGCAAGGTGCGCAAGCTGGATTACCTGCTGGCCTCGCCTCGCTTCGCGAGGGCCCCCGCCTGGGTGTCGGTGGGCGCCATCGGTTCGGGGCATCTCGCTTGTCTTGCCCAGGCAGCCACTGAGTTGGACAAGCGATTGCGCGTTCACGTTTTTAACGAACCGCTGAGCGATGGCGTGGTGGACAACCTGGCCGCCATTGCTGGTGGTTCAGCTGAAATGCGGCACCACCGTTCGCGCACGACCATGGTGCTTCGTAACCCGGCGTTGTTTCTTGGCCCGGGTACCGAGGACTGCCCGGTGATACCGGCTGGTGGAACCCAGCGAGTGGGTACGCTGGGGACGGTACGTGCGGGATTGGAGCTGGCCGAGCAGGTTCGGGCCGGCTTGCTCCCCGAACCCTCTCGAGTCGTCCTCCCCTGGGGTACCGGTGGAACGGTTGTCGGCTTGTCCGTGGGGCTTGCGCTGGGTGGGCTGCGCACCCGTGTCGATGCGGTGGCGGTGGTCGAAAGAATTCTCTCGACCAGGAGTATGCTCGCAAGCCAACAGCGAGCGGTGATCGCATTACTCGAATCGGCCGGTGTGGAAGGTGCTCGCGGTCTGCAGCCGGCGGCGGTCACCATGTTGCGCGGCCAACTCGGCCGCGGCTACGGGCATCCCACTGCCGCGGCACTTGCGGCCGTTGAACGCGCGCAGGGGGCTGGCTTGAAGTTGGAACCCGTTTACACGGGCAAGGCCCTGGCGCTTCTGCTCGACCTGGCGCCCCCCGGTGAGGAGCCGTCCGCTGGAGCGGGGCAGGCGAACAACGAGGCCGTCCTGTTCTGGAACACCAACCGTGGCGCTCTGCCCGCGCCCGGCCACGATTGGCGCAAGCGCTTGCCAGGCAGCCTCGGTCGCTGGTTGCCTGTCGGGCAGGCCGTCTGA
- a CDS encoding 1-acyl-sn-glycerol-3-phosphate acyltransferase — MASLSNCSRKGGRCRSPNRGHRCPTAASGNQPVVTAAKRQASEQGGDPLTAGSHEAELLGPQPLPAAGPLDWLMTAPFVAAFWAVLIVFDLPQRIARLFGPRPHEIVVGCLLHGLVGALRVMGTRIEVERSPLVKPATAYLLVANHQSLLDIPVVGSLLFSNYPKYVSKFELAKWIPSISYNLRRGGNALINRGNRRQAQSAISEAVSTAAERGVSMLIYPEGTRSRHGELRAFKQAGTQSMMDAAPELEIVPVAIENSWRLLANNLLPAAWGTSIKVKIGDPIARNVGQEAGDQDAAEVLDRCRIFIADALLEWRHEERRAAAD, encoded by the coding sequence ATGGCATCTCTATCGAACTGCTCCAGAAAGGGGGGTCGTTGCCGGTCGCCGAACCGTGGGCATCGATGCCCAACAGCGGCGAGTGGTAACCAGCCCGTGGTGACAGCCGCCAAGAGGCAAGCGTCGGAGCAGGGTGGTGACCCGCTGACCGCGGGCAGCCACGAGGCCGAACTGCTCGGTCCCCAGCCTTTGCCCGCGGCGGGTCCACTCGACTGGCTGATGACGGCGCCTTTCGTTGCCGCGTTCTGGGCGGTGCTGATTGTTTTTGATCTTCCGCAGCGTATCGCGCGCCTGTTCGGCCCGCGTCCGCACGAGATAGTAGTCGGTTGCCTGCTGCACGGCCTGGTGGGAGCCCTGCGCGTGATGGGCACCCGCATAGAGGTCGAGCGCTCGCCGCTGGTCAAACCCGCTACGGCTTACCTGCTGGTGGCCAACCATCAGAGCCTGCTCGACATACCCGTGGTCGGCTCTTTGTTGTTCAGCAACTACCCTAAGTACGTGTCGAAGTTTGAGCTGGCCAAGTGGATACCGAGCATTTCTTACAATCTCAGGCGTGGCGGCAACGCGCTCATCAACCGGGGTAATCGCCGACAGGCGCAAAGCGCGATTTCAGAGGCCGTGTCCACGGCAGCCGAGCGCGGCGTGTCGATGTTGATCTACCCCGAAGGCACCCGCAGTCGTCACGGTGAGCTCCGGGCGTTCAAGCAGGCCGGCACCCAGTCAATGATGGACGCGGCGCCTGAACTCGAGATCGTCCCGGTCGCGATTGAGAACTCCTGGCGACTGCTGGCCAACAACCTTCTGCCCGCGGCCTGGGGCACCAGCATAAAAGTGAAGATCGGCGATCCCATTGCCCGTAACGTCGGGCAGGAAGCGGGCGACCAGGACGCGGCCGAGGTGCTTGATCGTTGCCGAATTTTTATTGCCGATGCCTTGCTCGAATGGCGACACGAAGAACGGCGCGCAGCGGCCGACTGA
- a CDS encoding lactoylglutathione lyase, whose product MKYLHSMIRVVDLKATMDFFCDKLGLTELGRFDNDAGRFTLVFLAVPGNEEAQVELTWNWDAEQLDGGRNFGHLAYEVDNIYELCERLRDGGVTINRPPRDGHMAFVRSPDGISIELLQKGGSLPVAEPWASMPNSGEW is encoded by the coding sequence ATGAAGTACCTCCACAGCATGATTCGAGTCGTCGATCTCAAGGCGACTATGGATTTTTTCTGCGACAAGCTCGGCCTCACCGAGCTGGGCCGTTTTGATAACGACGCGGGTAGGTTCACGCTGGTGTTTCTCGCGGTGCCGGGCAACGAGGAAGCCCAGGTCGAGCTGACCTGGAACTGGGATGCCGAGCAGCTCGACGGCGGCCGCAACTTTGGCCACCTGGCCTACGAGGTCGATAACATCTACGAACTTTGCGAGCGTCTGCGCGACGGTGGTGTTACTATCAACCGCCCGCCTCGAGACGGCCACATGGCCTTCGTGCGCTCGCCCGATGGCATCTCTATCGAACTGCTCCAGAAAGGGGGGTCGTTGCCGGTCGCCGAACCGTGGGCATCGATGCCCAACAGCGGCGAGTGGTAA